A genomic segment from Sphingomonas astaxanthinifaciens DSM 22298 encodes:
- a CDS encoding asparagine synthase-related protein: protein MSQRLGNSLCSGIGGTAAAGESLGISWAHRPPGRPTRARSSWRPALLPGDRLCIFNGFLDNAEELNRTLGVASTDPALLYAAAVERWGDEADLHLVGDYCAALADVANRTLRLARSPIVSQPLTYAVHDTGVAVASVPRAIFAAGVPRTLNEARVVDAAMVNYSDHEASWFEGLRRVPMGSLVELAPGRPRRLVRYYDPDAIRTIAISDAEAIERTQGLMAEGVRACLRGFSSPGANLSAGLDSSQVAVHALNALPPGQDLPTFTFTPEAGWDGRTEPAKLGNERPMVEAFAALHPRIRPHFTTNEGIDHDHRWSDFFHVMSGAPCGLRNMYVFHGIFADAAAAGCDVVLAAEWGNNAFSDKGQWAYPEYLRTGRWGQLLRALREIPGEPRPLAWRFIAQAVMPYFSDRLADRIRRMVIGSEHDTFAQWQPFTADFRQRSGADARLEAAGFRIGRYQPRSAAHARRLLLRNDDGEGAEVRQAFEQLYGVRERDPLAYRPLVEFCWSLPTRMFVRDGQTRWLAKQTAKGIMPEEQRANRLNGRWDSDWHLRVGRRRTEWLAELKRLDAHPRFKGMFDVPRLTAALENYPEQTETDFYKLSVLEFTIPHALLAARFINYVEGRNEV, encoded by the coding sequence ATGTCCCAGCGCCTTGGCAATTCGCTCTGTTCCGGGATCGGCGGCACGGCAGCGGCCGGCGAAAGCCTCGGCATCAGCTGGGCGCATCGCCCGCCCGGTCGTCCGACCCGCGCCCGCTCGAGCTGGCGGCCGGCGCTCCTGCCCGGCGATCGCCTTTGCATCTTCAACGGCTTCCTCGACAATGCCGAGGAACTGAACCGGACCCTCGGCGTCGCGTCCACCGATCCGGCGCTTCTCTATGCCGCCGCGGTCGAGCGCTGGGGCGACGAGGCCGATCTCCACCTCGTTGGCGACTATTGCGCCGCGCTCGCCGACGTCGCGAATCGCACGCTTCGCCTCGCTCGAAGCCCGATCGTGTCGCAGCCGCTGACCTATGCCGTGCACGATACGGGGGTCGCGGTGGCCTCGGTCCCGCGCGCGATCTTCGCCGCCGGTGTCCCGCGCACGCTCAACGAGGCGCGCGTGGTCGACGCCGCCATGGTCAATTACTCGGACCATGAAGCGAGCTGGTTCGAGGGGCTCCGGCGCGTGCCTATGGGAAGCCTGGTCGAGCTTGCCCCGGGCCGGCCCCGCCGCCTCGTCCGTTATTATGATCCCGACGCCATCCGCACCATCGCCATCTCCGACGCGGAGGCGATCGAGCGGACGCAAGGATTGATGGCCGAAGGCGTGCGCGCGTGCCTCCGGGGATTCTCCTCGCCCGGCGCAAACCTCTCGGCCGGGCTCGATTCCTCGCAGGTCGCGGTCCATGCCCTGAATGCGCTTCCGCCCGGGCAGGATCTGCCGACCTTCACCTTCACGCCCGAGGCTGGCTGGGACGGCCGGACCGAGCCCGCCAAGCTCGGCAACGAACGGCCGATGGTCGAGGCCTTCGCAGCGCTCCATCCGCGAATCCGACCGCACTTCACGACCAACGAGGGCATCGACCACGATCATCGCTGGTCCGATTTCTTCCACGTCATGAGCGGCGCGCCCTGCGGCCTGCGCAACATGTATGTGTTTCACGGCATCTTCGCCGATGCCGCGGCGGCGGGCTGCGACGTCGTGCTGGCGGCCGAGTGGGGCAACAACGCCTTCAGCGACAAGGGTCAGTGGGCCTATCCCGAATATCTCCGCACCGGACGCTGGGGCCAGCTGCTGCGGGCGCTGCGCGAGATCCCCGGCGAGCCGCGCCCGCTCGCCTGGCGGTTCATCGCCCAGGCGGTCATGCCCTATTTCTCCGATCGTCTCGCCGATCGCATCCGCCGGATGGTGATCGGCAGCGAGCATGACACCTTCGCCCAGTGGCAACCCTTCACCGCCGATTTCCGCCAGCGCTCTGGCGCCGACGCCCGGCTGGAGGCCGCGGGCTTCCGGATCGGTCGCTATCAGCCGCGCAGCGCCGCCCACGCCCGACGCCTGCTCCTGCGCAATGACGACGGGGAAGGGGCCGAGGTCCGCCAGGCCTTCGAGCAGCTCTATGGCGTGCGCGAGCGCGATCCGCTCGCCTATCGCCCGTTGGTCGAGTTCTGCTGGAGCCTGCCGACCCGGATGTTCGTCCGCGACGGACAGACCCGCTGGCTCGCCAAGCAGACCGCCAAGGGCATCATGCCCGAGGAGCAGCGCGCCAACCGCCTCAACGGCCGCTGGGACTCGGACTGGCACTTGCGCGTCGGCCGCCGGCGGACCGAGTGGCTCGCAGAACTGAAGCGTCTCGACGCCCATCCGCGCTTCAAGGGCATGTTCGACGTTCCCCGCCTCACCGCCGCACTCGAAAATTACCCCGAGCAGACCGAGACCGACTTCTACAAGCTGAGCGTCCTCGAGTTCACCATCCCCCACGCCCTGCTGGCGGCCCGCTTCATCAATTACGTCGAGGGCCGCAACGAGGTTTGA
- the greB gene encoding transcription elongation factor GreB — translation MEQRPRFITAEGFARIRAEYEQLFGTERPKLVETISWAAGNGDRSENGDYIYGRKRLREIDRRLGYLSKVMKNAKVVDPASQPDRDVIRFGATVELADEDDQRRTFTIVGDDEAEASAGRIAWGSPMARALVGARIGDERTVRLPAGEKSWEVVAITYPVRGSDV, via the coding sequence ATGGAACAGCGTCCCCGCTTCATCACCGCCGAAGGCTTCGCCCGGATCCGCGCGGAATATGAGCAATTGTTCGGGACCGAACGGCCCAAGCTGGTCGAGACGATCAGCTGGGCGGCGGGCAATGGCGATCGCTCGGAGAACGGCGACTATATCTATGGGCGCAAGCGGCTGCGCGAGATCGACCGGCGGCTGGGCTATCTTTCCAAGGTGATGAAGAACGCCAAGGTGGTCGATCCCGCGAGCCAGCCCGATCGCGACGTCATCCGGTTCGGCGCGACGGTCGAGCTTGCCGACGAGGACGACCAGCGGCGGACCTTCACCATCGTCGGCGACGACGAGGCCGAGGCGAGCGCGGGCCGGATCGCCTGGGGCAGCCCGATGGCCCGCGCGCTGGTCGGGGCGCGGATCGGCGACGAGCGGACGGTCCGCCTGCCCGCCGGTGAGAAGAGCTGGGAGGTGGTGGCGATTACCTATCCGGTGAGGGGTTCAGACGTATGA
- a CDS encoding phosphatase PAP2 family protein codes for MVALFIERLRGQMANEQRRSPLCRETLPIYLLVFVQFALGLLLFRLLGFRFHSEFRWGPSVPAILIVGGWAARRICKERLANVLEGFGLWALIGMSGIALAIALTATPNPLMDATLAGVDGRMGFHFDTVVPVVPNVLKLPLAWAYASFTVQPWILLTVLFLSGLTLAGWRLLCGLIIALMMTLAIYPFVPAVAAYAHFGMIPDQDFGGASAIAYAPAIESIRAGERLISRDMLVGYVTFPSYHAAAACLFAWAAWQVRWLRWPGLILNLLMAASTIPAGGHYLIDVVGGIAIALVSARLAAFCIKDATRT; via the coding sequence ATGGTGGCGTTGTTCATCGAACGTCTGCGCGGCCAGATGGCGAACGAGCAGCGACGTTCGCCACTCTGTCGTGAAACGCTTCCAATCTACTTGCTTGTTTTCGTCCAGTTCGCACTCGGGCTGCTCCTTTTTCGCTTGCTCGGTTTCCGCTTTCATTCCGAGTTCCGATGGGGGCCCTCGGTTCCCGCCATTCTGATCGTCGGTGGATGGGCCGCGCGCCGAATCTGCAAGGAGCGGCTGGCGAATGTTCTCGAGGGTTTCGGCCTTTGGGCTCTCATCGGCATGAGCGGGATTGCCCTAGCGATCGCGCTGACCGCGACCCCCAACCCTCTTATGGATGCCACCCTTGCGGGCGTCGACGGCAGAATGGGTTTTCATTTTGACACGGTCGTTCCGGTCGTTCCCAATGTTCTAAAGCTTCCCCTCGCCTGGGCTTATGCCAGTTTCACGGTCCAGCCGTGGATTCTTCTTACGGTTCTCTTCCTGTCAGGCCTGACACTGGCCGGCTGGCGCCTCCTGTGTGGCCTGATCATCGCTCTCATGATGACACTGGCGATCTATCCCTTTGTGCCCGCCGTGGCGGCTTACGCGCACTTCGGCATGATTCCGGATCAAGATTTCGGGGGAGCATCGGCGATCGCCTATGCGCCCGCAATCGAGTCGATACGCGCCGGTGAACGCCTCATCTCGCGTGACATGTTGGTCGGCTATGTGACCTTCCCTAGCTACCACGCTGCGGCGGCCTGCCTGTTTGCTTGGGCTGCGTGGCAGGTCCGGTGGCTCCGCTGGCCCGGCCTTATCCTAAACCTTCTCATGGCCGCCTCGACTATTCCGGCTGGCGGCCACTATCTCATCGATGTTGTCGGCGGGATCGCCATTGCGCTGGTGTCGGCCCGGCTGGCCGCATTCTGCATCAAAGACGCTACCCGCACATGA
- a CDS encoding N-succinylarginine dihydrolase — translation MSLVEINFDGIVGPSHNYGGLSLGNLASARNFGAVSKPRAAALQGLEKMRSNLRLGLPQGIFMPQPRPARAWLAELGTTPEEASPALLANAMSASAMWAANAATVSPAPDTADGRTHLTVANLRTMVHRSHEWHATLAQLRVAFAADAYRVHGPVPPTFGDEGAANHMRLCARHGEPGVEVFVFGIAGGPFPARQHVEAGRAIARLHGLDPERTLFVQQSEEAIAAGAFHNDVVAVANERVLFAHELAFADKEAFLASLETRFPELDYVEVSAAEVSLEDAIRSYLFNAQLVTPPDGRTTLVVPEEARETPAVWDWLQRHLAGNGAIRDVRVVDVRQSMANGGGPACLRLRVVCDPATVDPRFLVDEAKLDRLGEVIARTWPEEIAVEDLGSASLIRDIEAARAALLEACGLGELA, via the coding sequence ATGAGCCTCGTCGAGATCAACTTCGACGGGATCGTCGGACCGAGCCACAATTATGGCGGGCTCAGCCTCGGCAACCTCGCCTCGGCGCGCAATTTCGGCGCGGTCAGCAAGCCCCGCGCCGCCGCGCTGCAGGGGCTGGAGAAGATGCGCTCGAACCTGCGCCTCGGCCTCCCCCAGGGCATCTTCATGCCCCAGCCGCGCCCGGCCCGGGCCTGGCTCGCCGAGCTCGGCACCACGCCCGAAGAAGCATCGCCCGCCCTCCTCGCCAATGCCATGAGCGCGAGCGCGATGTGGGCCGCCAATGCCGCGACGGTCAGCCCCGCGCCCGACACCGCCGACGGCCGCACGCATCTCACCGTCGCCAATCTGCGGACCATGGTCCACCGCAGCCACGAGTGGCATGCGACCCTCGCCCAGCTGCGCGTCGCCTTCGCGGCCGACGCCTATCGCGTGCACGGCCCCGTCCCGCCGACCTTCGGCGACGAGGGCGCGGCCAATCACATGCGGCTCTGCGCCCGCCACGGCGAGCCGGGCGTGGAGGTGTTCGTCTTCGGCATCGCCGGCGGCCCCTTCCCCGCCCGCCAGCATGTCGAGGCCGGCCGCGCCATCGCCCGCCTTCACGGCCTCGATCCCGAGCGAACTTTGTTCGTCCAGCAGTCGGAGGAAGCGATTGCCGCGGGCGCCTTCCACAATGACGTGGTGGCGGTGGCGAACGAGCGGGTGCTGTTCGCCCACGAACTCGCCTTCGCCGACAAGGAGGCCTTTCTCGCGAGCCTCGAGACCCGCTTCCCCGAGCTCGACTATGTCGAGGTTTCCGCGGCCGAGGTCAGCCTCGAGGACGCGATCCGCTCCTACCTGTTCAACGCCCAGCTGGTGACCCCGCCCGACGGCCGGACGACATTGGTCGTCCCCGAGGAAGCGCGCGAGACGCCGGCGGTGTGGGACTGGCTCCAGCGCCACCTCGCCGGCAATGGCGCGATCCGCGACGTGCGCGTGGTCGACGTCCGCCAGTCGATGGCCAATGGCGGCGGCCCGGCGTGCCTGCGGCTGCGCGTCGTGTGCGATCCTGCCACGGTCGACCCCCGCTTCCTCGTCGACGAGGCCAAGCTCGATCGCCTCGGCGAGGTGATCGCCCGGACCTGGCCAGAGGAAATCGCGGTCGAGGATCTCGGCAGCGCAAGCCTCATCCGTGACATCGAAGCGGCGCGGGCGGCCTTGCTCGAGGCTTGCGGCCTCGGCGAACTCGCCTGA
- a CDS encoding lytic transglycosylase domain-containing protein yields the protein MRRVALFPVLFLGLQAASSAQLVPVNTVPQLAPVNDVGYALNDWRRLRQSSGWAFADYARFLTAYPGWPGETAMRRAAEKAMQPGENPATVAAFFRKEPPTTANGFARLAESHAAQGRAAEALAAARKAWSASGLSAMDEIALYQRFGSQFTSADHDNRVDRLLIDRDPDDAARMLPSTSAARRAAFAARIAMQKRDPNTEALYNAVLAQVTTDAGLMQDRARYLREANWQVPARQLLARPHNFTYLPVDPGKWLELKRIVAQEAAADRQFQLAYDIARQVDDAIPSSQTIASQSLTVRDEYTNLTWLAGTMALRALNRPADAVTLFDKYSTGGRSLQVLTKGAYWAGRAAAQAGQLQNATAHFARAAAYPDLFYGQLAHERLGRTVPAPLGAPQMLVTPAQRSAFATRPLVRAVRLLGQQGRPDEQALFVRALSESLTNDSDRILATELAPQIARQDLAVWTARSSRNSGDPFYYRAAFPLVGGATLNRDHLWAVAHGITRQESSFDRQAVSGAGARGMMQLMPATAQEQSGKMGVGYDFGRLTSDPAYNVMLGSSYFRRLLDQWNGSYVLAIASYNAGAGNVRKWVARNGDPRNSGTDVVAWIEDIPFAETRGYVQRVLENTVVYDRMNPTATPPRQLSHFLGKSRLG from the coding sequence ATGAGACGGGTAGCCCTATTTCCGGTTCTCTTCCTCGGGCTTCAGGCCGCCAGCTCGGCGCAGCTGGTGCCCGTCAACACCGTCCCGCAGCTCGCGCCCGTCAACGACGTCGGCTATGCGCTGAACGACTGGCGCCGCCTTCGCCAGTCGAGCGGATGGGCGTTCGCCGACTATGCCCGGTTCCTGACCGCCTACCCCGGCTGGCCGGGCGAGACCGCGATGCGCCGCGCCGCCGAGAAGGCAATGCAGCCTGGCGAAAATCCCGCTACCGTCGCCGCCTTCTTCCGCAAGGAGCCGCCGACCACCGCCAACGGCTTTGCCCGGCTGGCGGAATCGCATGCCGCGCAGGGCCGAGCGGCGGAAGCGTTGGCCGCCGCGCGCAAGGCGTGGAGCGCGTCGGGGCTCAGCGCGATGGACGAGATCGCGCTCTACCAGCGCTTCGGAAGCCAGTTCACCAGCGCCGACCATGACAATCGCGTCGACCGGCTGCTGATCGACCGCGATCCCGACGATGCGGCGCGGATGCTGCCCTCGACCAGCGCCGCCCGGCGCGCCGCCTTTGCGGCCCGGATCGCGATGCAGAAGCGCGATCCCAATACCGAGGCGCTCTACAATGCGGTGCTGGCGCAGGTGACCACCGACGCCGGGCTGATGCAGGACCGCGCCCGCTACCTCCGCGAGGCCAACTGGCAGGTCCCCGCCCGCCAGCTCCTCGCCCGGCCGCACAATTTCACCTATCTCCCGGTCGATCCCGGCAAGTGGCTCGAACTGAAGCGGATCGTCGCGCAGGAAGCCGCCGCCGACCGCCAGTTCCAACTGGCCTATGACATCGCCAGGCAGGTCGACGATGCCATCCCCTCCTCGCAGACCATCGCCAGCCAGTCGCTGACGGTGCGCGACGAATATACCAACCTCACGTGGCTGGCGGGCACGATGGCGCTGAGAGCGCTCAATCGCCCCGCCGACGCGGTCACTTTGTTCGACAAATATTCGACCGGCGGCCGCTCGCTCCAAGTGCTGACCAAGGGCGCCTACTGGGCCGGTCGCGCCGCCGCCCAGGCCGGACAGCTCCAGAATGCGACCGCGCATTTCGCCCGCGCCGCGGCCTATCCCGACCTCTTCTACGGCCAGCTCGCGCATGAGCGCCTCGGGCGGACGGTCCCGGCACCTTTGGGCGCCCCGCAGATGCTGGTCACCCCCGCCCAGCGCAGCGCTTTCGCAACCCGCCCGCTGGTCCGCGCGGTGCGCCTGCTCGGCCAGCAGGGCCGGCCCGACGAGCAGGCGCTGTTCGTCCGCGCCCTGTCGGAAAGCCTGACCAACGATTCCGACCGCATCCTCGCCACCGAGCTCGCCCCGCAGATCGCGCGGCAGGATCTGGCGGTGTGGACCGCGCGCAGCAGCCGCAACAGCGGCGACCCCTTTTACTATCGCGCGGCCTTCCCGCTGGTTGGCGGCGCGACGCTCAACCGCGACCACCTGTGGGCCGTCGCCCATGGCATCACCCGGCAGGAAAGCAGCTTCGACCGCCAGGCGGTGAGCGGCGCCGGCGCGCGCGGGATGATGCAGCTGATGCCCGCCACCGCGCAGGAGCAATCGGGCAAGATGGGCGTCGGCTACGATTTTGGCCGGCTGACCAGCGATCCGGCCTATAATGTGATGCTCGGCTCGTCCTATTTCCGTCGCCTGCTCGACCAGTGGAACGGCAGCTACGTGCTGGCGATCGCGAGCTACAATGCGGGCGCGGGCAATGTCCGCAAGTGGGTCGCCCGCAACGGCGATCCAAGGAACAGCGGCACCGACGTCGTCGCCTGGATCGAGGACATCCCGTTCGCCGAGACCCGCGGCTACGTCCAGCGCGTCCTCGAGAACACCGTGGTCTACGATCGGATGAACCCGACCGCGACCCCGCCGCGCCAGCTCAGCCACTTCCTCGGCAAGTCGCGCCTCGGCTAA
- a CDS encoding DUF4242 domain-containing protein, with protein sequence MPQFVIEREMPGVGQLGAADLKGASQTSCSVLRDLGPEIQWVHSYVTDDKIYCIYRAPSEALIREHAERGGFPANSISQVRSMIDPTTAEA encoded by the coding sequence ATGCCCCAGTTCGTGATCGAGCGTGAGATGCCCGGCGTGGGCCAGCTTGGTGCCGCCGACCTCAAGGGCGCCTCCCAGACCTCCTGTTCGGTGCTCCGCGATCTCGGGCCCGAGATCCAGTGGGTCCACAGCTACGTCACCGACGACAAGATCTACTGCATCTACCGCGCTCCCAGCGAAGCGTTGATCCGCGAGCATGCCGAGCGCGGCGGCTTCCCGGCCAACAGTATCTCGCAGGTCCGCTCGATGATCGACCCGACGACGGCCGAGGCCTAG
- a CDS encoding arginine N-succinyltransferase, which produces MSFRIRPATPDDFEAIYEMAKLTGGGFTNLPADKATLVGKLARSEAAFDKTEETQGNDCFIFVLEDPKAKLIRGTCQVFGQVGVTQAFYSYHLSTLTQWSPELGKTFRNQMLTLTTDLEGSSEVGGLFLHPQMRAGGLGMLLARSRYLFIKAHRQRFGDRLLAELRGVMDEAGNSPFWDALAGRFFDMSFPEADSFNAVNGTQFIADLMPKTPIYVSLLPEPARAVMGQPHPTGRAALRMLQEEGLVFDRYIDIFDGGPTVTAPTDNVRTIRESVAETIVEVGEGGKVKMLLAAGRLRDFRCVLAEVRKVGRKGLAISRETAELLEIDEGAEVLAVAR; this is translated from the coding sequence ATGAGCTTCCGCATCCGCCCCGCCACGCCGGACGACTTCGAGGCCATCTACGAGATGGCCAAGCTGACCGGCGGCGGCTTCACCAACCTCCCCGCCGACAAGGCCACGCTCGTCGGCAAGCTCGCCAGGTCGGAGGCGGCCTTCGACAAGACCGAGGAGACGCAGGGCAACGACTGCTTCATCTTCGTCCTCGAGGATCCCAAGGCGAAGCTCATCCGCGGCACCTGCCAGGTGTTCGGCCAGGTCGGCGTGACCCAGGCCTTCTACTCCTACCATCTCTCGACGCTCACCCAGTGGAGCCCCGAGCTCGGCAAGACCTTCCGCAACCAGATGCTGACGCTGACCACCGACCTTGAAGGGTCGAGCGAGGTCGGCGGACTGTTCCTCCACCCGCAGATGCGGGCCGGCGGGCTCGGCATGCTGCTCGCGCGCAGCCGCTACCTGTTCATCAAAGCGCACCGCCAGCGCTTCGGCGACCGGCTGCTGGCCGAGCTTCGCGGGGTGATGGACGAGGCCGGCAACTCGCCCTTCTGGGACGCGCTCGCCGGGCGCTTCTTCGACATGAGCTTCCCCGAGGCCGACAGCTTCAATGCGGTGAACGGCACCCAGTTCATCGCCGACCTCATGCCCAAGACGCCGATCTACGTGTCCCTCCTGCCCGAGCCGGCACGCGCGGTGATGGGCCAGCCGCATCCGACCGGCCGCGCGGCGCTGCGCATGCTGCAGGAAGAGGGCCTCGTGTTCGACCGCTACATCGATATCTTCGACGGCGGCCCCACGGTCACCGCCCCGACCGACAATGTCCGCACCATCCGCGAGAGCGTCGCGGAAACGATCGTCGAGGTCGGCGAGGGCGGCAAGGTGAAGATGCTGCTCGCCGCGGGCCGCCTGCGCGATTTCCGCTGCGTCCTCGCCGAGGTGCGCAAGGTCGGCCGCAAGGGGCTGGCGATCAGCCGCGAGACCGCCGAGCTGCTCGAGATCGACGAGGGCGCCGAAGTGCTGGCGGTGGCGCGATGA
- the dapA gene encoding 4-hydroxy-tetrahydrodipicolinate synthase, translated as MFSGSIPALVTPFTAGEVDLAALRDFVDWQIAEGSNALVPCGTTGEVPTLSADEHAAVVRTVVEGAKGRVPVIAGCGSYSTAASLRMMKTAKELGADAALVVVPYYNKPSQAGILAHYRALAEGCDLPIVVYNVPGRTVADISVATLAEVAKLPGVVGIKDATGNLARVTAQRLACGEDFCQLSGNDDMALGFNAMGGVGCISVTANVAPRLCADFQAATLEGRWDEAKALADRLYLLSDAMFADSSPGPAKYALSKVRPGFPQELRLPLIPASEAARQAVDAGLKAAGLI; from the coding sequence ATGTTCTCCGGGTCGATCCCCGCACTCGTGACACCGTTCACCGCAGGCGAGGTCGATCTCGCGGCGCTGCGCGACTTCGTCGACTGGCAGATCGCGGAAGGCTCGAACGCGCTGGTGCCGTGCGGGACCACCGGCGAGGTGCCGACTTTGAGTGCCGACGAACATGCCGCGGTGGTCCGGACCGTGGTCGAAGGGGCGAAGGGGCGGGTCCCGGTGATCGCCGGCTGCGGCAGCTATTCCACCGCCGCCAGCCTGCGGATGATGAAGACCGCGAAAGAGCTCGGCGCCGACGCTGCGCTGGTGGTCGTTCCTTATTACAACAAGCCGAGCCAGGCCGGGATCCTCGCGCATTACCGCGCGCTCGCCGAGGGCTGCGACCTGCCGATCGTGGTCTACAACGTCCCCGGCCGGACCGTCGCCGACATTTCGGTCGCGACGCTGGCCGAGGTCGCCAAGCTGCCGGGCGTGGTCGGGATCAAGGATGCGACGGGCAATCTCGCGCGGGTGACCGCGCAGCGCCTCGCCTGCGGCGAGGACTTCTGCCAGCTCTCGGGCAATGACGACATGGCCCTGGGCTTCAATGCGATGGGCGGGGTCGGCTGCATCTCGGTCACCGCCAACGTCGCGCCGCGGCTGTGCGCCGACTTCCAGGCGGCGACGCTCGAGGGCCGCTGGGACGAGGCCAAGGCGCTCGCCGACCGGCTCTATCTGCTCAGCGACGCAATGTTCGCCGACAGCTCGCCCGGACCGGCCAAATATGCGCTTTCCAAGGTCCGTCCCGGCTTCCCGCAGGAGCTACGCCTGCCGCTCATTCCCGCCAGCGAGGCCGCGCGCCAGGCGGTCGACGCGGGGTTGAAGGCGGCGGGTTTGATCTAA
- a CDS encoding hydrolase — protein MGELSSVERSLIERAAEYCRLEDVRAWAAINSGSTNLAGLAAMAEVLAAALAELPGRLALVEPGPVTAMDKAGRELAVAHGRHLHLVVRPDAPRQLLLTGHMDTVYAADHPFQSVRDLPDGRVNGPGVADMKGGIAVMIAALRAFEQHPAAAGTGYEVVINSDEEVGSASSAPLLARAARGKIAALTYEPSALPDGTLAGARPGSGNFSFRITGRAAHAGRNPEDGRNAITAAAELALALEALRRPGLSVNVARIEGGSPNNVVPDLAILRVNCRPRTPELQAEAAVAIDRLVAEVAAAREVAIHAHGGFGRPPKPITPEAERLFGLVEACGRDLGQVIGRKDSGGVCDGNNIAACGVPVVDTMGVRGGAIHSEEEYLIPESLGERAALSALVLARLAEARA, from the coding sequence ATGGGGGAATTGTCGAGCGTCGAGCGCAGCCTCATCGAGCGAGCGGCGGAATACTGCCGCCTCGAGGACGTCCGCGCCTGGGCCGCGATCAACAGCGGCTCGACCAATCTCGCCGGGCTCGCCGCTATGGCCGAGGTGCTCGCCGCCGCGCTGGCCGAGCTCCCCGGCCGCCTCGCGCTGGTCGAACCCGGGCCCGTCACCGCAATGGATAAGGCCGGCCGCGAACTCGCCGTGGCCCACGGCCGCCACCTCCACCTCGTCGTCCGCCCCGACGCGCCGCGCCAGCTCCTCCTCACCGGGCACATGGACACGGTCTATGCCGCCGATCATCCGTTCCAGTCGGTCCGCGACCTCCCCGACGGGCGGGTCAACGGGCCCGGGGTCGCCGACATGAAGGGCGGGATCGCGGTGATGATCGCGGCACTTCGCGCCTTCGAGCAGCATCCCGCCGCCGCCGGCACGGGTTATGAGGTGGTGATCAACAGCGACGAGGAGGTCGGCTCGGCTTCCTCCGCCCCGCTCCTCGCCCGCGCCGCCCGCGGCAAGATCGCCGCGCTCACCTACGAACCCTCGGCGCTGCCGGACGGGACGCTGGCGGGCGCGCGGCCGGGTTCGGGCAATTTCTCCTTCCGCATCACCGGCCGCGCCGCCCATGCCGGGCGCAATCCGGAGGACGGACGCAACGCCATTACCGCCGCGGCCGAGCTGGCGCTGGCCCTCGAGGCGCTCCGCCGGCCCGGGCTCAGCGTGAACGTCGCCCGGATCGAGGGTGGCTCGCCCAACAATGTCGTCCCCGACCTTGCCATCCTGCGGGTCAATTGCCGCCCCCGCACCCCGGAGCTCCAGGCCGAGGCAGCGGTCGCGATCGACCGCCTGGTGGCCGAGGTCGCCGCCGCGCGCGAGGTCGCGATCCATGCCCATGGCGGCTTCGGCCGTCCGCCCAAGCCGATCACCCCCGAGGCCGAGCGCCTGTTCGGGCTGGTCGAAGCCTGCGGCCGCGACCTTGGCCAGGTCATCGGCCGCAAGGATTCCGGCGGCGTCTGCGACGGCAACAACATCGCCGCCTGCGGCGTGCCCGTGGTCGACACCATGGGCGTGCGCGGCGGCGCCATCCACAGCGAGGAGGAATATCTGATCCCCGAATCCCTTGGCGAGCGCGCCGCCTTGTCGGCGCTGGTGCTCGCCCGCCTGGCCGAGGCGCGGGCATGA